From the Toxoplasma gondii ME49 chromosome VIIa, whole genome shotgun sequence genome, one window contains:
- a CDS encoding hypothetical protein (encoded by transcript TGME49_280720~Signal peptide predicted by SignalP 2.0 HMM (probability 0.838) with cleavage site probability 0.610 at residue 26~Predicted trans-membrane domain (TMHMM2.0):6-29), with amino-acid sequence MRRTVSTPVLCASVCVVLVSVALLHATPVSSSCLFSRFPSRAVVESRVQSCLPGAGREVSRLLDSGVPASAPLRRLQPRDARLSRPFLTLPSSSSSSLLSSSLSPRVSSSRNRLLPAAWLSVLRGCMRAVSRTRTSEGQPFLLPLPFSTFLRLHFLTTLLSFTALGFNAFLSSRRLVLLPSLPRACLQLLNGNNQLHVFLRSVCTPDLPALQATVSGPFFEELQFRFLLQNCLLSPLLAAVGSSWLSVAAGPGCRRLSPVKLEDGETTVRRDGQGASSPSDATASSKENAESTHPEARKRRLGSVEGSSLREKLARVLRCARLVETRERFFRDVSGANSSEKDLRAGCQQQLLQERREGSSPRCRVEQTLRIAITSILFALAHYVPPSVASPVRRQFRRAVAKQRTRLGFPLEPSGAKRFSIGSVSSFSSPSVKQWSPRSAAQSAAPDAASFSSSTAFTSVPLAEEELFSVDSPQRRVEDCVAANRILTAAVQGCVWSYAAEKGGFASALLLHILHNLQQFLLVAAFRTFVRRRQERLSDGRLKESRVRERISSRP; translated from the coding sequence ATGCGCAGAACCGTTTCCACGCCTGTCTTGTGTGCCTCCGTCTGTGTTGTCTtggtctctgtcgcgcttctgcatgcaactccagtctcctcgtcttgccttttttctcgatttcCCTCCCGCGCAGTTGTCGAGTCGCGCGTTCAGTCTTGTCTGCCAGGCGCAGGACGCGAagtttctcgtctgctgGACTCGGGCGTTCCTGCAAGTGCTCCGCTGCGGCGATTGCAGCCTCGCgacgcgcgtctctctcggccttTTTTGAcactcccttcttcttcttcctcgagtctcttgtcttcctctctctctcctcgggTCTCGTCTTCCAGGAATCGGCTTCTTCCCGCAGCTTGGCTGTCGGTTCTTCgcgggtgcatgcgcgcggtGTCGCGGACTCGTACCTCAGAGGGACAGCCGTTCCTCCTCCCTTTGCCGTTCTCGACGTTCCTTCGTCTGCACTTCCTCACGACTCTTTTGTCTTTCACTGCTCTCGGCTTCAacgcctttctttcctcgcgtcgCCTCGTGCTCCTCCCCTCGCTGCCGCGCGCCTGCCTGCAACTTCTGAACGGAAACAACCAGCTCCACGTCTTTCTCAGGAGTGTATGCACACCCGACCTGCCCGCCCTGCAAGCGACGGTGAGTGGGCCGTTCTTCGAGGAGCTCCAGTTCCGCTTTCTCCTGCAGaactgtcttctctcgccgctgctGGCAGCAGTCGGCTCTTCTTGGCTGTCAGTTGCTGCTGGCCCAGGCTGTCGTCGCCTGTCGCCTGTGAAACtcgaggacggagagacgacggTCCGGAGAGATGGTCAGGGTGCAAGTTCCCCCTCAGACGCAACTGCGAGttcgaaagaaaacgcagagtcGACGCAtccggaggcgaggaagcggagactCGGCTCTGTGGAGGGGAGTTCTCTCCGCGAAAAGCTTGCGCGCGTTTTGCGATGCGCGAGACTCGTGGAGACCCGAGAAAGATTTTTTCGGGATGTTTCCGGAGCGAACAGTTCGGAGAAAGACTTGCGCGCTGGCTGCCAACAGCAGCTTCTCCAGGAACGTCGAGAAGGATCTTCACCTCGTTGTCGAGTTGAACAGACTCTCCGAATCGCCATAACATCCATCCTCTTCGCGCTGGCTCACTATGTTCCCCCCTCCGTTGCGTCTCCCGTCCGCCGTCAATTCCGGCGCGCCGTCGCGAAACAGAGGACGCGCCTCGGATTTCCTCTCGAACCGTCCGGAGCGAAGCGCTTTTCCATCGGTTCGgtgtcctctttctcttctccctctgtaaAGCAGTGGAGCCCTCGGTCTGCCGCACAGTCTGCGGCTCCGGATGcggcttcgttttcttcttcgaccgCGTTCACATCGGTCCCtctcgctgaagaagaacttttttctgtcgattCACCCCAACGCCGAGTGGAAGACTGCGTGGCTGCGAACCGCATTCTCACTGCCGCAGTGCAAGGCTGCGTCTGGAGTTACGCCGCGGAGAAAGGCGGTTTCGCAAGTGCTCTTCTGCTTCACATTCTGCACAATCTTCAACAATTTCTTTTGGTCGCTGCGTTCCGCACTTTCGTTCGCAGACGGCAAGAACGACTTAGCGACGGGCGTTTGAAAGAGAGTCGCGTCCGTGAGAGGATTTCTTCTCGACCTTAA
- a CDS encoding cytosolic fe-s cluster assembling factor nbp35, putative (encoded by transcript TGME49_280730~Signal peptide predicted by SignalP 2.0 HMM (probability 0.795) with cleavage site probability 0.169 at residue 25~Predicted trans-membrane domain (TMHMM2.0):11-34) has translation MDPFALSKRNVFLLGAASGAVLGTAATLGTLAYLHFKRGRSCPFQTALIRSLTNLLSPSCSSPSPSCSPSSPSPSPPSASSSPPPPPASPSSPPSASSASEFDAAAAEREDCPGVSSADAGKSDACAGCPNRSLCAGGAAAEAAVAQKSAANEVADRLRNVKRKVMVLSGKGGVGKSSIASQIAWTAASRGLSVGICDVDVCGPSIPLMMQAVHGEVHQSAAGWEPVYVRDNLAVMSIGFLLPDSDAAVVWRGPKKNGLIHQFFADVRWGDLDLLLVDTPPGTSDEHLSLVSLLTTDGAVIVTTPQEAALQDVRKEINFCKKVGVPVLGVVENMSSSVFASVNPDGAKGMCKQMEVPYSGSVPLDPSLLRACETGVALVEEFPGAPASVAVEKLVVDLLTLLDLPLRREEEDSFE, from the exons ATGGACCCTTTCGCACTTTCTAAAAGAAACGTTTTCCTCCTGGGTGCAGCCTCAGGGGCAGTTCTAGGCACAGCGGCAACTCTGGGCACTCTCGCCTACCTCCACTTCAAACGAGGTCGCTCCTGTCCCTTCCAAACTGCTCTTATCCGATCGCTAACAAACCTactctctccttcctgttcctctccttctccttcttgctctccttcttctccctctccttctcctccttctgcctcttcttctcctcctcctccccctgcgtctccttcgtctcctccttctgcttcttctgcttctgaaTTTGATGCGGCGGCtgctgagagagaagactgcCCAGGAGTTTCCAGTGCAGACGCTGGGAAGTCTGACGCATGTGCAGGCTGTCCGAATCGCTCGTTGTGTGCCGGCGGCGCGGCCGCGGAGGCGGCAGTTGCGCAGAAGTCGGCAGCGAACGAAGTTGCGGATCGGTTGAGAAACGTCAAGAGGAAGGTCATGGTTCTCTCGGGGAAGGGTGGAGTTGGGAAGTCGTCGATTGCTTCGCAAATCG CGTGGACCGCAGCGTCGCGAGGCCTGAGCGTTGGGATTTGCGACGTCGATGTCTGCGGTCCCTCCATTCCTCTGATGATGCAAGCTGTCCACGGAGAAGTCCATCAGTCCGCTGCCGGCTGGGAGCCTGTATACGTTCGCGACAACCTCGCTGTGATGTCCATCG gtttccttctcccggACTCCGACGCGGCAGTCGTGTGGCGCGGCCCAAAGAAGAATGGTTTGATTCACCAGTTTTTTGCGGATGTGCGTTGGGGTGAtctcgaccttcttctcgtcgatACGCCTCCCG gAACGTCTGACGAACACCTTTCTTTAGTTTCTCTGCTCACCACGGACGGCGCGGTGATTGTCACGACCCCGCAAGAAGCCGCCCTTCAGGACGTTCGGAAGGAAATCAACTTTTG caaGAAAGTCGGCGTCCCCGTTCTCGGCGTAGTGGAAAACATGTCCTCTTCGGTCTTTGCGAGTGTTAATCCTGACGGTGCCAAG GGCATGTGCAAACAGATGGAGGTTCCGTACTCAGGCTCTGTTCCTCTAGATCCGTCG TTGTTGCGCGCATGCGAAACAGGCGTAGCCTTGGTAGAGGAGTTTCCAGGGGCACCTGCGAGCGTTGCTGTCGAGAAACTCGTTGTGGATCTCCTCACGCTTCTGGACTTGCCACttcgtcgagaagaagaagattcTTTCGAGTGA
- a CDS encoding hypothetical protein (encoded by transcript TGME49_280725~Predicted trans-membrane domain (TMHMM2.0):12-35), with protein MARRHSYRTHSVFFSLFPTLLLFFCGSSRFRYLVIDRAGRWSLTAFFRFPTVLWKSVDGVISGKESGFLEMFQAFSPEERAVSTSLSRPDSTTIHDFTEQELVQAGKLLRLLKLRMQRNDKYSSSAGAQGKHPFARIDGAVSRTKRGNDGGKKRAQHETENAVRHDRQFRTSGGRAEQGKLEKSPERRTQEEEKFPTDHWEGCDLRRLSRELKKAPCFARVSEKKERGEPGWRERLTSSSLEEEKFPFSFRKESTRSHRVHSNSRDTLRKSLSAAFDETCSPSALSEFSLPEKAGTYPARRSNCEAEHLIPLSSSVCRRNASPSREDNPEDDLCCAVGLACGTSSRESDSSAFSLSRASCQLGSCSDTGVRMPLEKTQTTARVNSSSLLAGRLCESSQLEFETVPRTARSEGAGEKQQRKHGPPPDRIAICRLASGQAKRGKVKRTERTTRSSTVSGTEQRSTDTEQERFASLPSRSSVSEWNKNKSEREPLSTKSTFDQLPSDESDSVPCASDAEGKDDAENERSEAEREVRNFAGEPIASGARIIAKKRDTLSLDDPSVGPSQSSYPNVTPVEEVSAGQTHESHTLT; from the exons ATGGCGCGCAGGCATTCTTACAGAACTCACAGCGTGTTCTTTAGTCTTTTTCCGACgctgcttctgttcttctgtgGGAGTTCTCGCTTTCGTTACTTAGTTATAGATAGAGCAGGTCGTTGGTCTCTGAccgcgttttttcgtttccctACCGTTCTCTGGAAATCTGTAGATGGCGTAATTTCAGGGAAGGAAAGTGGTTTTCTAGAAATGTTTCAAGCTTTTTCTCCGGAAGAAAGGGCAgtttcgacttctctctcgaggccCGATTCGACAACTATACACGACTTCACAGAGCAGGAGCTCGTGCAGGCTGGGAAGCTTCTGAGACTTCTGAAgctccgcatgcagcgaaacgACAAGTACTCAAGTTCTGCAGGGGCACAAGGCAAACATCCTTTCGC CCGCATTGATGGCGCCGTTTCAAGAaccaagagaggaaacgacggaggaaaaaaacgcgcccagcacgagacagagaacgcagTTCGTCATGATCGACAGTTCCGCACaagtggaggaagagctgAACAAGGGAAACTTGAGAAAAGTCCGGAACGTCGGACACAAGAAG AAGAAAAATTTCCGACAGACCACTGGGAGGGGTGTGACCTCCGCAGACTGTCGCGCGAGCTGAAAAAAGCCCCATGTTTTGCAAGGGTttcggagaaaaaagaaagaggagaaccaGGCTGGCGAGAGCGGTTGACTAGCAGCTCCTTAGAAGAGGAGAaatttcctttttctttccgtaAGGAATCGACACGGTCGCACAGAGTGCACAGCAACTCTCGCGATACCCTGCGGAAGTCTCTATCGGCTGCGTTTGATGAAACCTGTTCGCCTTCGGCTCTTTCGGAGTTTTCCTTGCCCGAGAAAGCGGGCACATATCCCGCCCGTCGCAGCAACTGCGAAGCCGAGCATCTCATCCCGttgtcttcgtctgtgtgtcggagaaacgcttctccgtcgcggGAAGACAATCCCGAAGACGACCTCTGTTGTGCCGTTGGGCTCGCGTGCGGCACGAgttcgagagaaagcgactcttcagcgttttctctctccagggcGTCTTGCCAGCTTGGCAGCTGTTCAGACACAGGGGTGCGCATGCCTTtagagaaaacgcaaaccACAGCGAGAGTGAattcttcgtctttgttgGCGGGGCGCCTCTGCGAAAGCAGCCAGCTCGAGTTCGAAACGGTCCCGAGGACTGCCCGTTCTGAaggagctggagagaagcagcagaggaaacacGGGCCGCCACCCGACCGAATCGCTATCTGTCGCCTCGCTTCGGGTCAGGCGAAGCGCGGCAAAGTAAAACGCACAGAACGCACAACAAGATCCAGCACTGTGTCCGGAACGGAGCAGAGGTCTACAGACACCGAGCAAGAGCGCTTCGCCTCGCTGCCAAGCCGCTCTTCTGTGTCCGAGTGGAACAAGAACAAATCCGAAAGGGAACCGCTTTCCACCAAATCGACTTTTGACCAGCTCCCGTCTGACGAAAGCGACAGCGTCCCCTGCGCCAGCGATGCGGAGGGGAAAGACGACGCGGAAAACGAGCGCTCtgaagcagagcgagaggtACGAAATTTCGCTGGTGAACCGATCGCTTCCGGGGCGCGCATCAtcgcgaaaaaacgagacacgCTCAGTCTGGACGATCCATCGGTCGGCCCATCTCAATCCTCCTATCCAAACGTGACTCCGGTCGAAGAAGTGTCTGCCGGACAAACACATGAAAGCCATACACTGACGTGA
- a CDS encoding signal peptidase (encoded by transcript TGME49_280740~Predicted trans-membrane domain (TMHMM2.0):62-85), whose product MSKRQKKVADALATPPSGEEVKEENKLARFSRGVRAVMPACIQQLFQAVGDELRSVYRRPREALLSVVNLLCVLFTALMLWRVLVVYSNSPSPVVVVLSGSMEPALQRGDILFLVDRGPDLKAGDIIVFKVDGRDIPIVHRVLSLHETSAGEMTMLTKGDNNSVDDRGLYAEKQLWLNRTNVVGTTTTFLPYAGLVTIVLNDYPVVKWCSIAGMLLLAFLGYE is encoded by the exons ATGTCGAAACGGCAGAAGAAAGTTGCAGACGCCCTCGCGACGCCTCCCTCTGGGGAGGAAgtcaaagaagagaacaaactTGCGCGTTTTTCGCGGGGAGTGCGTGCGGTCATGCCCGCCTGCATTCAGCAACTGTTCCAAGCTGTCGGAGACGAACTCCGTTCGGTGTACAGACGCCCCCGTGAAGCTCTCTTGTCTGTCGTCAATCTCCTGTGCGTCCTCTTCACAG CGCTCATGCTCTGGAGAGTTCTGGTTGTGTACTCCAACTCTCCCTCTCCCGTCGTGGTCGTTCTCAGCGGGTCCATGGAGCCGGcgctgcagagaggagacattctgtttctcgtcgaCCGAGGGCCAGACCTCAAAGCAGGCGACATCATTGTCTTCAAG GTTGACGGTCGAGATATTCCAATCGTCCATCGGGTGCTCTCGCTGCATGAAACTTCAGCTGGAGAAATGACGATGTTGACGAAGGGAGACAATAACTCTGTCGATGACAGGGGTCTGTACGCCG AGAAGCAGTTGTGGCTGAACCGAACAAATGTGGTGGGGACGACGACGACTTTTTTGCCCTACGCTGGTTTGGTGACGATCGTTCTAAATGATTATCCGGTCGTTAAGTGGTGTTCGATAGCGGGCatgcttctcctcgcctttctcggcTACGAGTAG
- a CDS encoding 20S proteasome subunit beta 7, putative (encoded by transcript TGME49_280710), translated as MASVTPLDVHLMKATTEDAAPGFAPKDTTVPIVTTSSVLGITYNNGILLVADTLASYGRMTRFKDASRFFTLGSHTAVASTGDYSDHQMMERTLSRYALKDFLHDDNSVRTAHQYAALLSRLMYQKRSRMDPWWLSVVVAGYQGERSEAREVSEEQKKPFTLGYVDMYGTFYEEEVIATGLGRYFAVTLMRNRHRPDMSEEEARQLLEECMRILFYRDCGASNRIQFTKVTAEGVSVEEPYVLDSKWDYEHYVKKTMDMGLAGCAW; from the exons ATGGCGTCGGTGACCCCCCTGGATGTCCATTTgatgaaggcgacgacgGAAGACGCAGCGCCAGGCTTCGCGCCGAAAGACACGACCGTCCCGATCGTCACAACTTCGTCAGTGCTAGGAATCACCTACAACAATGGAATTCTCTTGGTCGCCGACACTCTCG CGTCTTACGGCCGGATGACGCGCTTCAAGGACGCCTCGCGGTTCTTCACCCTGGGCTCGCACACTGCGGTCGCGTCCACCGGGGACTACTCCGACCACCAAATGATGGAGCGAACGCTTTCGCGGTACGCTCTGAAGGACTTCCTCCACGACGACAACTCCGTTCGg ACCGCACACCAGTACGCAGCTTTGCTGTCGCGACTGATGTATCAGAAGCGAAGTCGGATGGATCCCTGGTGGTTGAGCGTAGTCGTCGCAGGGTACCAAGGCGAGCGGTCGGAAGCGCGCGAAGTCTccgaggagcagaagaaacccTTCACTCTCGGATACGTCGACATGTATGGCACTTTCTACGAGGAAGAGGTGATTGCTACCG GCCTTGGACGCTACTTCGCTGTCACTCTCATGAGAAATCGACACCGCCCAGATATGTCTGAAGA AGAGGCGCGACAGCTGTTGGAGGAGTGCATGCGAATTCTTTTCTACCGAGACTGCGGCGCGTCCAATCGG ATTCAGTTCACGAAGGTCACAGCTGAAGGCGTCAGTGTGGAAGAGCCATACGTTCTCGACAGCAAATG ggatTACGAGCACTacgtgaagaagacgatggaCATGGGTTTGGCGGGCTGCGCTTGGTga
- a CDS encoding rudimentary enhancer, putative (encoded by transcript TGME49_280750) produces MSHTILLVQFSDRKDSRTYVDYESVPLALDGVCQLYEQALKATNPQLKNITYDVNDLFSYIDSLRDMCALVQDRQSNCYVPHDKQWIKDQAFKHLKKQAHV; encoded by the exons ATG AGTCACACGATTCTTCTGGTTCAGTTCTCCGACAGAAAGGACAGTCGAACGTATGTCGACTATGAGTCCGTGCCTCTCGCGCTCGACGGCGTTTGCCAGCTGTACGAACAGGCGCTGAAGGCGACAAACCCTCAGCTGAAAAACATCACTTACGATGTGAACGATTTGTTTTCGTACATTGACTCTCTCCGAGACATGTGTGCCCTCGT ACAAGACCGGCAGTCGAACTGCTACGTGCCTCATGACAAACAATGGATCAAAGACCAGGCGTTCAAGCACCTCAAGAAGCAGGCTCACGTGTAA